The stretch of DNA aaattacaaaattatccctcctaaaattatgttttctctcatttaataatgtgcctgcacatgcagtccccacttgaggactgcaaatagaatttctccaCCCACAAATGAGGGGGAGtcatgttaagatataaaataaataataaaatatacccCTTTCtatcaacttaaacttttgggacaatCAAGGAGATATTGATGTATCACAGTCCATACTTGATCGTTTCATGATCTTAAAAGTTGGGGTAGCTTGTATGCTGAAGATGGTTTATTTAGGGCCTACCCAGTCAAGGTCTTTTAACATGAAATTCTCTATAAACACATGCTTAAAGTATGCAAAGATGCTGCATATATAGACATGCATAATTATAGAAATTATGTCACCAAGGATTCACATAACATTTACCCTTTGTCTATTGGCTCAGGGTGCTGTGCTTCCAACAGCATATCCTTACCTGCTGTTTAAAGGGATCACAACTTACGGATGGCCAACTGGCTTCTGGTTCTTTCATGGGGTACTTGACAAGATAAAACATGTTACAAATTTTAAAGCAAGCCAAGCAATGGTACTTAATGCAATGGGATATGATGACAACGATGGGAAAATTACGTTTCACAAGGACATGAATAGAATCTGCTTTAGTCCACCCAATGATCCTTTACTCCCAAGAAAACTCAATGCCTTTCAAAAGCTCACTAAGAAATTAGGAGGAATCCTCTTCATATCAAGGTACCGAAGCACATCAGTTCATCATTTAGGTGGGTGCAATGCATCATCAGATCATTTATGTGGTGTTTGTAACCCCAGTGGTCAGGTTTTTGACCCAGAAGGTCCTGCCACAGTACATGCGGGTCTCTATGTCTGCGATGCTTCTTTAATCCCATGTTCTGTTGGCATAAATCCCTCTCTTACAATCGCAACTGCGGCTGAATACGTAAGCAAGCACCTTGTGAGGGATGTTCTCATGTACAAGAACAATAATAACGTTGAACTTCCTGTTAAAACTGATCATCAAAGTCCTCATTCTACTCTCGAGAAGAATACAAGGGGTGATTGGAGATCAATGGTCATCTTTAAAGAGACCATGAGAGGTTATATTGGGGGTATGCCATCCACGgcttatttaaaaatgaaaatgaactcTCGAGATAAGAAGGGCCCGCCGGGTGAGTTCTGGAAATGGGGTATAAGAGAATGTCATCCTCTTCTAAGAGGGAAAGTTGGTGGATACGTGGAATTTAAAGCCATTGAGAAGGACAAGTTACATGTCTTAGACGGGAAAATAAATCTGTGTAAAGTAGATTGCAGAACTCCTTACACTCAGTATATGCATTATCATCTTCTCCTAGCAGCTTCTTCTGGCTCAAGGTAAGAGACAAGGTTGTTTGTAAAATTCTCTTCGTTTTCTTTTCTGCTACTGTAGAACTAATGAAGTTTGAGTTCATGCAGATATGTTCTTGAGGGGAAGAAGATACTGAATCCTTATCTCTTTGCTTTAAATGCTTGGAGTGAGACGACAACATTGCATGTGACATTTAGGAAAGTTGTTATGAACAATTCAGGGGAAGACGAGATGAATCTCAAAGGCGAGTTTCATATCTCCATGATAGAACTTTTGAAGAGCTTGTTAAGCCTTGAAGGAAACAATAGAGGAAGGTTCATACGCCTTTTATTACTTACTCTTCTAAGAACCTATATCTTACAGATACCGAGAGGGAGTCACAAGGCCGACTTCACCATATCAGATTCATGCCTTAAACGTTATCCAAGAAGCACCCTGCACAAAGTAAAAACAGGTAGCAGGAATCTAAATATATTGTTTACAAGCGTGAAAACTGAAATTCGATTAGAACTAGTATAATTAATATTTGCGGTCCTGGCAGTATTGAAAGACTAAACCTCAAAAACAAAAGCTACATTGAGCTATGAGATAGGTTATATGGGCACAAAGATCTTTCTTGTTACTTTTCCCTTTACTACTTGAATTTATAATCTCGTGTCCTTTGTGTATCATGCAGAAGatggtttttttattagttgCAGGCAATGGAAGTGCACCCGAATCCCATTGACGCTAGAAGGACCAGAACAACCAAAACCAGTTCTCCTTCTTAATGGGCTTTCTACTGAGAGTTATTCATTGCCTACAGAACCAAATGATTTAGTCAGAACTTTACTAGAAGAGGGGCATGAAATATGGCTACTGCAACCGAGGTCGCATCCTCTGAATGCTTCAAACTACTTCACGATTGAAGATATTGGAAGATTTGATGTTCCAGCTGGTAAAAGAATATAAACCATACATACCTCATTTGAAATCAATTCTTAGTTATTTTGATGTCCGTGCTCAGTTCTCACTTTGTTTCTTTTGCAGCGATAAATAAGATCCTTGAACTACATGGGCAGCACACAACTATACATGTTGTTGCACATTGTGTTGGAGGCTTAGCCGTACATATAGCTTTAATGGGGGGGCATGTATCTTTAGCCCATATAGCCTCCCTGTCATGCATCAACTCTTCAATGTTCTTCAAGCTTAATGCTTCATCAATGTTCAAAATGTGGCTTCCTCTGATCCcagtaatctctctctctctctctctctctctctctctctctctctctctctctctctccagaagTGCTGTGGCTCTGCCcttgttttgctttgttttttcaGATGTCTTGCTTAGGTGTTTTAGTCTTTCTTCTGTCCCTTCATGTGTAAATTGTAATATGTTCatcaaatgataataataatgataataacaaTACAGTACctagaaaatgataaataataataattataataataacaacaacaacgaATGGCAGTAAGCCAAGTAATAATCAATCAAAATGAgtgataaataattaaatctgtAGGTTTAATTTGGTTTAGCTGATCAATATCATGGAAATCTCTTTCCTTGAGCTTAAGATCTTTGAATTCAACATGCAGCTATCAATGGTTATACTAGGAAAGAACAAAATCCTGCCTTTGTTGGAAACATCAAAGGCCAGTAGGCGTCATCGGCTCCTACAATATATTGCCCGCTGGATACCACGGTGTGAAAGATGCACCTGCTACGAATGTGAGGTATTTTCTGGCATATTTGGAAACGCATTCTGGCATGAAAACATAAGCCCCAGCATGCACTACTGGTTGCACAAAGAAAGTTGGACAAGGCTTCCCATGGCAACGTTTCCCCATCTCAGAAAAATTTGCAAGGCCGGTTTCATTGTTGATAACAATGGCATCAACTCGTATTTGATCCATCCTGAGAGAATGGCCCTTCCTACCCTTTATAT from Juglans regia cultivar Chandler chromosome 4, Walnut 2.0, whole genome shotgun sequence encodes:
- the LOC109018684 gene encoding uncharacterized protein LOC109018684, encoding MKEQAEFARRLGDGEEDGYDAVVVGSGYGGSVAACRMSMAGIRVCLIEKGRRWEAHDFPTDSLKIMSAVRMENHNLGVSFGPKDALFQVHEQNDSLAVVACGIGGGSLVNAGVMVPTPVRARRNTKWPKEWERDWDICEASAAAMLGIQRVPVKFPAAKVLGELTDGEIEKSFETSMKLSVNFALEEPVSNSMKSQKMGRCLACGNCLAGCPYNAKSSTDKNYLLSAIQAGCDVTTECQVHYVVKNPYENFQECRISRKRRRWHVYLNEIDYITADFVVLSAGVFGTTEILFQSQMRGLKLSDSLGSGFSCNGNTVAYLAGSPAPLSSYGLNRKQLSKIPFQERPGPSISSSYTYSSGFTIQGAVLPTAYPYLLFKGITTYGWPTGFWFFHGVLDKIKHVTNFKASQAMVLNAMGYDDNDGKITFHKDMNRICFSPPNDPLLPRKLNAFQKLTKKLGGILFISRYRSTSVHHLGGCNASSDHLCGVCNPSGQVFDPEGPATVHAGLYVCDASLIPCSVGINPSLTIATAAEYVSKHLVRDVLMYKNNNNVELPVKTDHQSPHSTLEKNTRGDWRSMVIFKETMRGYIGGMPSTAYLKMKMNSRDKKGPPGEFWKWGIRECHPLLRGKVGGYVEFKAIEKDKLHVLDGKINLCKVDCRTPYTQYMHYHLLLAASSGSRYVLEGKKILNPYLFALNAWSETTTLHVTFRKVVMNNSGEDEMNLKGEFHISMIELLKSLLSLEGNNRGRFIRLLLLTLLRTYILQIPRGSHKADFTISDSCLKRYPRSTLHKVKTEDGFFISCRQWKCTRIPLTLEGPEQPKPVLLLNGLSTESYSLPTEPNDLVRTLLEEGHEIWLLQPRSHPLNASNYFTIEDIGRFDVPAAINKILELHGQHTTIHVVAHCVGGLAVHIALMGGHVSLAHIASLSCINSSMFFKLNASSMFKMWLPLIPLSMVILGKNKILPLLETSKASRRHRLLQYIARWIPRCERCTCYECEVFSGIFGNAFWHENISPSMHYWLHKESWTRLPMATFPHLRKICKAGFIVDNNGINSYLIHPERMALPTLYISGGRSLLVTPETSFLAHKYMKLHQPAFRHERIVVEGFGHSDLLIGEESYKKVFPHILSHIRLSAKGGKNGETIAEGRKYSKESLEWENDLYEEYGGFRSWFPPLAVILLFLFFFFSSSCF